In the Pectinophora gossypiella chromosome 24, ilPecGoss1.1, whole genome shotgun sequence genome, TTCAATGCTAAAGAAATGCAAAGATGAACATGACCGTACCTAACATGAAGTACTTTAGATTGTTTAATACGAAGCATTCCACAAAGAGATATTAGTATAAAACAGTTGtgtgaataataatatatgttacgGAACGACAGAGTTGTTATACAGCAAACGAGACACAGGCATTGTGCAGAATCGATACGGTAAAGGTCAGTTTGTTCTGTCATGAATGACGCAACGATCGTAGGGCACATTGCGCAATACAGTGCAATAAATATACATGTACAATGCCAGCTACACGAGGGCGGGACAAATACTTATCACGATGCATGACTCACTGATATCgaatgtaaaataaaagttCCGCTTCTGAAAATTCctttacaaaaacacaaaggGGTAAATAACAAATATGTTACACAAAGTGCAAAATGACGTAATATAGGAACTAAGCGCAAGGTTGTCCGGAAGATATGAGTATTATTACAGATAAGGTCGGCATGCATTCAGTTAATCATGCAAGTCAGCTATGAATTTTAATGCTCATTGCTCGTACGGAGTTGTATCACCACTGACCCTGATGCAGAACATGCAAAGTTAATGAAGTCATCGCATCTGCAGGAATGTGCAATAAAACCTGCACGAAATGATCTAAATTACATCGCTTGAGCGAGTTATGAACGACGCAATAGCCTAGATCAATACAGCACATGCATATAAACTTTCAGATGGATAGTTCTGACCCGATTGGAAAACGGTAACAAAAGCGCAATCTATATCAGACGAAAGGGGTCATGCGGATGCAATTCTCGAGACGGCTTACGGAGAACAATGATAACCGAAATTCCGAGGCTCCTATCGGATTAAGGTCATGTTACTTGTTTCAATACGACTGTACACGtgtatataaaatgtatatagATACAGACGTTACGTAAGCTATTTTTTCACGCGCAATAACAGCGTGCGATAAATTCATTGCTGCGAGGACGAACGAAGATAACTTgacctattttttttatctctcTCGCTCGCGCAACTGTAACCTACATCACGCACGTGAGCGGCGACCAATTGCCACAAAGTGGATCACTTATGACATCCTTAAAGGCAAAATTCGATGATTGATGAGCGGTTAGGACACGTACCGGTTCACCGTTACACAACACCACACTATTGTACACAATTATATGTAAGGAACATTAGAAATGACGACTGCGATAATGACGACGCAATTTTAAAAGAACCCTGTATTTCACATAATCAATAATTATAACTAGTTTGCACAAATTTAGGGTATTCCTAATGCATGACTCATAACCCACTAATCCAGTTGACTAATGATGCTGAAgatttgaaaaccaaaaacaataACACACGTGACTCATTTGTAGGTAATTTTACAACTCATTAGGATCACGCTTAGCTTCCTCGAACTACTGGTGTTATGTAACTGTAGCGGCCGTCCGCAGAATCTAGCACAGCTAAATAGGTTAAGTGTTTCtcaataatttaacaattagcAGGTATAGAGCAAGGCCAGGTAAGTAGGTTGAATAACAGATAGCAGGTATCATGGAGAGGATGGAAGTACCGGAACAGAGGAAGTAGGCGCGGGGCCTTGACACGTTTGATACGACGCGACGTAAGACTAAAGCATTACGACACGAAACCTTGACACCAAACCATTATCGCAGCGACCGATAGAGGCCGCCCCGAAATAACCCGAACCCGCTCGTTTAATTAGGTCTTTGCGTCGCGAAAAATCGGTCAAGAACACGCAATTTTTGTAAACGCTTCAATCTCGTCCAGGGCTCGGGCGACCTCAGCGagacaaaataaaactaaacagcAGGAAGGATACGTAAGTGCGACAGACAAAACTAATGGCTGGCGCGTCGTAAGTTTTCAAAACACTTACATCTTGACATAATCGCGCAGACAATGAGGGGGTGGCGCCGACCTACTGAGCCACCATAACAATCCTAGGCCTTCTATAATTTACACGTTATGCAAAACTAAATAAGCGTTTTCAATTCCTAAACAGAGCGTTTCGAGCGGCGGTAAGATGTCACATCAAACATGGCGGCGTCCTACTTTTCTGCGCAATAAACGAGTGGAAAGTTACTGTTGTACTACTTTCTCCACTTTTTCCAACATGGCTGCCATCTAGCGTGCTTAGAAGGTCAAGAACAACgccattaatattttaactagcCCAACAGTTGGAAGAATGGTCGTTATCAATATTATGAATAGTAACGTTGTTGAGTACTTTAACTTCTCTAAACATTTCCGTTGCACAAACATGTATTCTGGGAAGgagaaacaatttattatttttagatgtTCGTATGACCTAACCAATTCCGAGAAACCGTGAGTTGTGAAAAAACTTGATATAAGTCCAAATCAACAGTAGTTACCTACCGTTTTTGTCTTTCCTCTACTGTACATTCAAAATATTTGACTGTGTTACTCACAATAATTTGTACACTCATTTTCTACGAATTACAAGAACAAACATAGTTTAATACTTACTTCATATTAGGTCATATTTGATATACCAAGCGTAATTTACAACGAATCATCCAAACAATGAACTTTATATCAACACGTCATCTTCAAGTACACCCGATTACCAATTAAATTGAACATAATCAGCTACCGATTAATTGAACTTGCCGGTCAAGGGCTCAAGGACAGCAATTATAGCATTTCACGTTGTGATCACGTTGCAGTTTATATAACGGTCGGGAGGAGCGTGGTTGTTGCGCAACTCAACGTGAGTGAGGTTCAAGAGCAGCTACACGTGGGGCGGGCCTCGTGAGCGGTTCACGTGTGCCGCGCGAGGTCAGAGGGTTGTACGGATTATAGTGCCGGCTGATCCGACACTAGGGAGGTGCCGCGCGGAACTTTGGTGCCCGGCGGACCTCCTATGGTTACACGATTAGGTTTCTtgtatcgtgttggttgtgtgGTAGATTACCACTACTTTGTGTTAACTATGAGTAGATAATCTAAAGAATATCACACTAAGTGATCACAAGTTTTATAAATTTCAATGACTAGTATACAATAGTAACGCGTCGTCAAAAAACATTGACCTGCaatttaagaatattttaaacTCCAACAAAATGAGCTTAGAGGTGAATGTTATATAAACTAAAACTATATACGCAGTAGTCTATTTTGGTACATGTTATTATTAGATCGGTCATTTTTAAAAGGTGAACTGTTGCTTCTTAATCTGAATATCATAGccaaaacaacatttttttcttcataaaaacagtcaaatgaTTTCCGTTGTAGCAAAACAATATTTCGCAGTTACGCAATAGCTTTTAGCAGTAAACAAAAAATCTAGTACCGAACTAGCCTTTAAGCTTattaagtaaacaaatatatttgccaattttttattcttataaacAAGTTGTAAATAACATTACAAACACGTTGAACTGTTATAATTCCTGTTTATAACTGTCGCATAAGacgtaactaataatatttatattttggtaGTTTTCCTCAAggcaataattattaaattgaattacaaataaacaacatgttttaaaataaatagaccaatttaaatatcaaatataatcaattatttagtagttatacattatttaattaagtatatgtataaaaagTTCTAAGTCTACacttagaaaaatattatttttgtatacatTTTCTGTTACCAAACCGgccaaccctagtgtcagttAAAAATACCCTCGTGTCCCTCCACGCGACTCATGACGCAAGTAATATCTACTAGGTTGCAATTCTAATCAACGTTATGCAAGAGCCTTAGTAATCCTAGGATTCCATTAACATTGATAACTGGAAGTGATAAATAACCAGTACACAGTGATTGCACGTTTGTTTCTAAACACGTGCTCGATACGACACTGATTAGCCCGCGATGTGTACCAGCACATTTTTTTCTTGAAAggaattaagaaaataaaaagaaaaataataaagtatttactaTATGTTACAAAACtacattacttaattttatttaacattgTGAATTGTGAcctgttttaaaaattaaaaattacgtagaataaattatttaacattAGTTAGGatcaaagaaatatattttccaagtattaataaaattcaatattgatttattttatttttatcactggAATTTCGTGGTCCCTGCCTCCAAAAAGgcgtaaaaaaaatgtaccttataaaatataaaatacaaacaatCTGCAACAGGCTttgtgaaaaatataatttggcAACGAAATCCACATAAGCttcgtcaaaaaagaaaaaaaaactataaaattcattttaatagttttaatcgAGTTCCTccttaaaactatttttaacggcATGTTCGATGCCAAGTTGTGCATATGTCTAGACTGCGCCATAATAGTTTCCACCACCAGATAAGATTTAGGCAAAAATTGCGTCGTAAATTGACACAAATAGCTTGTGTAATTGCTCAAAAATTCCCTGTTCAAACCGGAATAATGTGTTATCAGTGTTTACGAAGAAATCTTCGCTTATCATATCATTCGTGAGTCACTTACACCTGTCCTTATTACGAAATCAGTTCGTGCTTATCACTTACAAGGAATTTGTACTCCTCAATTACCTTGACtataaaaataatctattataatttaataatgatatataaacTTTTTAGTCcactttttttttagataagtaagtaatgtgtgtgtgtagtgtagagTGTCTCTTCTGTCTTTTAACatcgtaagtacctatttttactCAATAAATTGTCTCAGTCAATAGTTCAAAATGTGAACTAACAGATGAAATATTATCACGGTCTTAAAGAAGTTGAGCAACGGAAAATTGGTGATTGACTCGTGCAAATGAAGTGTCCAATGGTACTTCCAGCGTGGATTAGTGTTTATGGTCATCACGTGTTAAGTCCACGCGGCTAGCTCACGTGTGGACAATGTGACGTGTTGTTACTGCACTTTGGTATTTTCTTAGTATGTCAGTATTACGAAAAGATTTATTATGCGGGTTCAAATGAGTGGGAAGAGGGGGGCCTGGGTGTACATACAAATCGCGATCAAATCCAGAATGTTTTAAGGAAAGCCCAGATCATGAGTGGTGTTTGTAGCGAGGTGGTATGTCAGAACAGTAAGCGGGATTTCGTGGTTTcttgcctaccccaacgggaaataggcgtgaacttTTGTATGTTACGTAAGTGTATCAGACATTCTACAATACAACCTTCTTGTCGATGCTTCGGTGTGACGCGCTTAGGTTTGCCATCGTCACATTTATATACCTAACTGAAATTGATACTCATAAAGAAAAACCTACACTTTAAATACAAAGCGACATTTCACACGCTCGTTAAATATTTCTGCCTTATAAATATGTTGCTTAACTCAGCCTTGTAATTGTGAACGCACAAATGAATTCTATGACGAAACATTAATAGAGACTTCATAACAGTATTACCGGTTCGCCCAATGATGAGCTTGGTGTAAAAAAACCGTTCTCGGGTACCGTACGGTCCCAGATTTTGGATAACGGTTATTCGCCGAGAAAGTACATGATTAGTTGGACCGCAGTAGCGTGGCCGTTATAGAATCGGCATTGAAATGTTAGAGATGTTACGGTGGTTTTTTGTATGGACAGATTTAGCAATGACCTTCCTACTTTAGTATGGTGAAGTGATACTTTAGAACAAGCAGTCTATTGAGGCGATAAACGTCTGAAAATTGCTTACTCAGCTAAAGCAAAGAACATTTGTTTTcatataatattcataaataatatacctacatcaaataataaataaattcaatttaaaatgcAACAGCTTCATGTtctgaaatataattattattttaatataatataataactaaaaaTTAATCTTCGACCCCCGAAATAGGGTACCTATTTGacggggtcaaagataaattataaaatgttaatctagaaatagagaCCAGTCTATGATGATCTAAaattaatctcattttacttttcgaattttatttatttatgaatttaaattacaatgagTAAGTTTGACAAAGTTTGTATAGTatagatgacgtcacaggacagtatttccatacaaactccaaaaaacattcgttttgacgtttcataaaaagtatcttatttgactaggttgtcaagtagcctattgtttatgttattttaattacaataacaatacaataaaactcGAATACGCGTAACAAGTATTATATATTGCAATTTACGTATATTGCAAATTTAGTGTTTGACAAATTATAAGTTATAATTTTATGCAGATAACTAGTAATTTACTAGTAATATATTAATTGAATGCATCCGGTTTAAACTGGAAAAATGAATACttacgtttttatttatatactttaccttacatttttgtaaatacaaaaatcttgttaatattatgttaaaatacTAGGTCTGTTAAAAGAAACATGACCAAACAAGAGAAAATAAAAGCACAAAGTCAGTTTAttatgtttacaaaataaatcgcaattttttttttctccggcAAGGTTAAGTacttcaattttgtaccgggtgacagccgTCAGCGGTcactatttgtccggccaagtagtttatgccatctgcggcaaatctacaatctacaataagtcacgaaaaaaaatcCATGTTAAATAGTAACTGGTGTTGAGCCGCTATTACTGTCTGCTCTCAAGCGTTGACTATaacgggtttttttttttatttaatactagTGACCAGGCGTGCCGCACTTGTAACCATTTTATTGactatagaaaaataataataataataaagtttatttaggtaaaatctacgacacacatatacatttacaacattaaaatatacacacattaaattaatatttagttggaaaacataaaggtatatgggtgcctaTATGTGTCTacagcataaaataaggaataatactacgtgcaATAATATAAACTATCGATGAAGTAACTATtttctacacattttttttttatcgtaaaaaaaactgactctaacggaacttgaacccgcagcacttgtcaagccgggacgagcgtgttaacaaatcgagtcctcctcctgtccatgcgaaattcttatgtatcgtcattaagccggtGGTATCtatttagaatatttattttattgatattatttttgtgagTTTCCCCAAGCACGGACGAGTAcctactgtaaaaaaaaaacaaaaaattatatttaagttcatgaaaatatttatgatgAGGCTTAACATCAGCCTGGATCGTTGTCAAACGTTGGTACTCAATCGTAAAAAAAATCGttaaaaaaattgttaaaaaaatgttaaggaTGCCTTGTGCACTATTCTATACAGCAGGTAACAGTTAAGAAATAGCATAACGAGGTCACAATTATCACCtgacataaaacatttttatataaaaaaaaattgacgcaTCATAAACTTGTAACTGTAACTTATAACACAACTACTTCATAACGGATTCCAATCTGTGAAAATAAATCAGTGAATTAACTGTCTGAACGGACGGTTGAACCGACAGTTTTTTTGTTAACAGTAACGCTATTACCGTTGTCATAAGCATAATACTATGTAATGGATTGATTTATTCCGTTTTGAGATATGGTCTGTTAGAacggtaaaaaataaatattcttagTCTATAAATATTATGACTTATGTctgctttaattataaaattattaatatttagaaTCCCTAAGCACATTAATCTAGTCTATCGCTCTACAAAATGAATCTTTAACCTTTTTTGCATAAACAAGGCAGAAGCCTCAATGACTTTTATCATCAGTTCGGTACCCCATAAATCTGAAACAAAGCGTTCATTTCGATCAAATTGTACCACTTGTACCATTGTACCACTGACATTTCGCCCGTCAACAATGGCGCACAATTAAGAGGCGATCGTTTGAACAGTTAGACGGCGTAACGGGCTGCGCGCGCATCTAGGACGGCCTAGTGACACCGATGTGACTCGTGCGCCGCTCGCTGCTCTCAAGTCGTCGCGTTATACATTTGCGAACGAATTTAAAGATGTCCTAACAATGCAGTGTCTGACTTTAAAAAGTGTAAATCAaaccaaaataaattattaaatatattattacataaacttaatttgaattcaaaatttaaaagcaTAATAAGTTTCATACCAGATTTAAAAAGGCTGTTTAGAATACTGCCTCTTGAGATTAATGTATTATAAATTAGTCCTGAATCGAAAATTAAACCTAAACGTAAAAAATGCTTTAACCTCACAGTATTTGCATGTATATACATCCATTTATGAACAACGAAACGTTTATGTAAATCTTTCAGACGCAATGAAAacgaaaaacatgataaaaattCTCTAGCCTCGGCTTAATGATCtttttagaatttcatttgtgaATAATCTGGGATGGTCGACGTCACGTCACGTGTTCAATTCCCGGGACAGTctcaaatacatgcaaatatgTTTCAGAAAGCATAATTTCAAAAGAAATGAATCTCACGTTGCTTTTACCCGCGTGTACCAAAACGTGAATGAATTAGGTCTTTTTTCTCTGCACTAGTCGGTGCTAGTTGcattgttttaaaaatccacaaaaaaggttttttatgGTCTCGCCACAATGGGTTTTATTAGTGATTCTTCCATTGTTTTTCTAGATTGCGATTTTTAGACTTCCTGTCGTTGTTTGAGCTACATAATTGACTATTACAAGTAGGAGCTGATAATTTACATAAATCGATACCTAATATTGTGTGCGTGCGTGGTTATGTAAGAGGTGAATGACACCAGAACAGATATTCGATCGGgattattgaaataataaatgccTGTCGTCACGGATGGCGCAGGTAGCACGCTGGGGTCAACGTGAGCGATTGCTACCTAAATATTATCGTTTTGAAAACTGGCATCGCGCGCGGTCGCTCACACGTCTCCGGCATTATGCACTGGCTCAAACCGTACCTTTTCACAACATTTCCGTTTTGTTTCCATACGCCTAATCAATTAACAGTAACAGTGAAAATGTTGTAACGTAATCCGGTGTAACCTTAACGATTTGTGTAACAGTTAAGAAACAATTTATTAATGAGTTTGGCTAACATGAAGGGAGCAAAAAGCGTTAAATGTGGTAACGTGGTTTCACAAAGATCCACGTGTTCAGTTGCACCGCGGGACGTTGCGACAGAATTTTTGCAACAATCTGTTTTGTAAGCGACATTATTTAGACAATTGCAATGGtttgcatgttttttttaatgcaatCTCGGACTGTAACTAACGTAAGCCTGTCATTGTTTCAGAACCACAGTGAAGATTCGTGCGGGCCGGGCGTCGTCCGCCGCAACATGGTCGCCGAGTTCATACTGAGCCAGCAGCAGCTGCTGGGAGCCGGGGGCGCCGCGCTGGGCCAGCCCCCCACACCCAACCGCGCGCCGCCGATACCCCGCGGCCGCCTCTCCGTATCACCACACTTCCCGATGGACCAGGGCCCCAACGGGCCCGGGCCCGACCCCAATGACTACCCCAACTCGTTCGAGTTCAACAAGCGCAAGGAGTTCTTTGGGCAGCGCAAGCAACGCGAGTTCATCCCCGACAACAAGAAGGACGACGGCTACTGGGACCGTCGGCGGCGGAACAACGAGGCCGCCAAGCGCTCCCGCGAAAAACGCCGCTTCAACGACATGGTGCTCGAGCAGCGCGTCGTAGAGCTCTCTAAGGAGAATCACGTGTTGAAGGCGCAGCTCGATGCCATCAAGGAGAAGTACGGAATCTGCGGCGAGACCCTGATCAGCATTGACCAAGTATTAGCCACGTTGCCGACGTGTGACCAGGTGCTGTGCGTCACTAAGAGGAGCAAGCTGTCGAGCTCGTCGCTGTtcccggcgccgccgccgccgccgcccgcgccccccgcgTCGCCGCCCTCCCCGCCGCCGCAGCGCGCGCCCGAGCCCTACCAGGAGCGGCTGCCGGCCCCTGAGGCGTACTACACGCACCCCGCTCACTACGAGCCCCCCGGTTCAGTGCTGAACCTGTCCAGATCTCGCCGCGCGCCCTCCCCCTACGAGCTGTCCTCGCTCTCCGGCTCCGGAGACGAGAACGCCGAGCAGTACGCGCCGGAAAATAACGGCCTACCCCTGAAACTCCGCCACAAATCGCACCTCGGCGACAAGGACGTCGCGAGCGCCCTCCTCTCCCTCCAACACATCAAGCAGGAGCCGGGCCCGCGGTCGTCACCCTCCTGGGACGGCGAGGGCTCCAGCGATGAGCGGGACTCGGGCATCTCTCTGGGCGCGGAGTACAGGCCACAGGAAGGCAGGCTCGCAGAGGAGGAGGACGCGCACCTGAAGGCGGAGCTGGCGCGGCTGGCGACGGAGGTGGCCACGCTCAAGAACATGATGCACCAAAACAAGGCGCGCGCACACGAGCACTGAGCCGGCCCCCGCGGCCCGCGCCTGCCCCCGGCCGCGCCTGGACCGCGCGGCCGCTGTCCGCGACCTCGCGACGTGTCGTGCCGTACAAACTGTCTCCTACCCTCCCAGTAGAAGTTACCACGTTGTAAACAGATGACTATTGTATATGTGCAGCTGTTAGCGGCCAAGCCGCATCGCCTAATTTTAATCCTTCCTAGTAGATGTATGTGGTCGGTGTCGTATAAGGTAGGAATGCCAGTCGTAGCCGAC is a window encoding:
- the LOC126377892 gene encoding nuclear factor interleukin-3-regulated protein — protein: MVAEFILSQQQLLGAGGAALGQPPTPNRAPPIPRGRLSVSPHFPMDQGPNGPGPDPNDYPNSFEFNKRKEFFGQRKQREFIPDNKKDDGYWDRRRRNNEAAKRSREKRRFNDMVLEQRVVELSKENHVLKAQLDAIKEKYGICGETLISIDQVLATLPTCDQVLCVTKRSKLSSSSLFPAPPPPPPAPPASPPSPPPQRAPEPYQERLPAPEAYYTHPAHYEPPGSVLNLSRSRRAPSPYELSSLSGSGDENAEQYAPENNGLPLKLRHKSHLGDKDVASALLSLQHIKQEPGPRSSPSWDGEGSSDERDSGISLGAEYRPQEGRLAEEEDAHLKAELARLATEVATLKNMMHQNKARAHEH